From Bacteroidota bacterium, a single genomic window includes:
- a CDS encoding type II toxin-antitoxin system HicB family antitoxin — MQKKHQFTAVIEREDNMYVALCPELDIASQGETVEEARANLKEAIELFFETASQKEIRERLHDEVFVTRLEVAVG, encoded by the coding sequence ATGCAGAAAAAACATCAATTTACGGCCGTTATTGAGCGCGAAGACAACATGTACGTCGCATTGTGTCCGGAGCTCGATATCGCCAGCCAAGGGGAAACGGTCGAGGAGGCGCGGGCGAATCTGAAGGAAGCAATCGAGTTGTTCTTCGAAACGGCTTCTCAGAAGGAGATTCGTGAGCGGTTGCACGATGAAGTATTCGTGACCCGTCTTGAGGTAGCCGTTGGGTAA
- a CDS encoding type II toxin-antitoxin system HicA family toxin, which produces MGKMRVLSGKEVCQILSKHSFEAIRQKGSHIIMQKKMGTSTITVPVPNHKEIKPGTLKSIIRQSQVSPKEFET; this is translated from the coding sequence TTGGGTAAGATGCGGGTTCTTTCTGGCAAGGAAGTCTGCCAGATCCTCTCCAAGCACAGTTTTGAGGCTATCCGGCAAAAAGGCAGTCATATTATCATGCAGAAGAAAATGGGCACGTCCACCATAACGGTGCCTGTTCCCAATCACAAAGAGATCAAGCCCGGAACACTGAAGTCCATTATTCGACAATCACAGGTTTCACCGAAGGAATTCGAGACCTGA